ATATCAAAGGTAATGACCACCGCCTCATCGTCGCAATAGCTTACCGACTTGGCGCAGTCTATATCAAATTTATCGGCACACACCAAGAATATAACCGAATCAACGCAGATACCATTGAATAACAAGGAAAAACATGAATATCAAACCCATCAAAAACGAACAAGATTATCAACAAGCCCTCGCCTTGGTTGAGCCTTATTTTGCACGTGAAGACGAATTAAATGAACAAGAACTGGATTTTTTCGACGTCATGGTTACCCTAATTGAAGCTTACGAAGCAAAGCATTACCCAATAGACCCGCCCACACCGATTGAAGCGATAAAATTCAGAATGGAACAAGAAGGATTAGAGATCAAAGACTTAGACAGCATAATCGGCAAACCGAACCGCGTTTATGAAATCTTCAACAAAACCCGCCCGCTAACGCTCAACATGATCCGCAACATCCACCAAAAAATGGGTATTAGCGCAGACATATTAATTCAACCTTAAACCCCGCCTCATGCAATAAGTCTTCAAACCGGCACCGCATTAACCCCACAAAAAAACGCCCAACCGGGCGTTTCAAGGGCGAGGATACAGCCGCCGACTGTGAATAATAGTTTGAATCCGCACCTCATCGCCCGCCACATCATACACGATGCGATAACCGCGACAAAACGCCTCTCTTTTATTACCATGAATCACCCGCCCCGCTGCGAGCGGCATATAAGCAATCACATCAATCTTACTAAAAATATCCTCAGAAAGTTTGATTCCACTGGCCTCATAACCGGTGTATTCAATAATATTGGCAATAATCTCCCGTAAATCTCGTTGCGCATCGTGAGAAATAACCACCTTAGCCATAAATCAATGCCTCACGCTCCGCCGCTTCCAATTCTCTTGCTTTCGACTCAATCAACAGCCTAATTTCAGCTTTGGATTCCTCAAGCGTCACAACCCGCCCGGCCTTAACATCCTCTTCCCCGCGACGAATCTTCTCCGCCAAAAATTCCTCATAACCTTCTTCTTTTTTAAACATCTCTCACCTCCAATCTAACCGCGCCCACTATACCCCCGACAACCACCAAAAGCAATCGCTCCTCCAATGCGGTACTATTCCCCCCACAAACCGCCGCATTTTTTATCTTCATTTCAAAAAAACTACCCCCACCGAAAACAATTTTTCGAAGAAAGCCCCATCCCCCGTGTAAGCCGCCCATTTTTGTTAAAAATTTTTAGGAAGGTTACGCCAGCGACGCGTTCAGCGGAGACTGCTAACCTTCCGTCAAAAAAATTTTTAACAAAAATGGACAAAACGCAACGCGTTTTGAACGTCGGCTATGCCGACGGCCCCGAAGGGGTGAGCAAGTCAGCTGTGCTGAGTTGCGAATAAAAGCGGCTTAGTCGGGGCGTGTTTTCTTTGGTTACTTTCTTTTACACGAGTAAAAGAAAGTAACTCGCCATCGGCGAAACCCGATTCCAAATAACCCACAAATCTCAAACCCAACAACCCCAACCCCAAAAACAACCCAAATAACCCAAAAATTTTACATTCCCCCAAAAAAAACCTATAATCCCCCAAATTTATCCTAGACACCCAACCCCAAAGGCCATTACCATGAAAAACGCACGCACGCACGCACGCACGCACGCACGCACGCACGCACGCACGCACGCACTTCGCATTCGTATTGCGCCACAGCGACTAACCCCAAACACAACCGCCGCCCCAATTACCACCGCGGCCCACAAAACACACCCAACGCACACCCAAAACAGCACCGCATTCAGCACCACATTGAAACACCCAACGGCACGCCTCACCGCGCGCAGTTTGTTCACCGCAGCCCAAAAATTATTCAACGTATTCAACGCAGCACGCAAATCGCTAACAAAAACGCACCATCAAAACAGCACCGCATTCAAACGCCCAACGGCACGCCTCACCGCGTACAATTTATCCGTCGCGGCTTGCCGCCACACCCAATTTCACATCCTCACTGCCCACCCGACTGAGGCTCGCCAGCACCCCGCACGCGCGCCCCGGCCGGTTCCACCTTTGCGGGCCTCCCGCCGGGCAGTGTGTTTTTTTATTCACACCCCCGCCTAAATGACTTAGACGGCATTCACAAAGCCAACTGACGGCAAAATCAAACCGGCGCCCCAGCGCCCAAACACAACAAAAAACATAGGCGCGCTCCGCGCGCCCAACAACGAAAGTACAAAACAGCACCGCATTGAAAGCGGAGAAAGAACGGGGTCCCCGTGTAAATCGCCCATTTTTTGGGCGCATTTTTAGGAAAGTAACGCCAGCGGAGCGAAGCGCAGACGGCTTACTTTCCGTTAAGAAAATGTGACCAAAAAATGGAAAAGCGATTTAGTCGGGGTGCACTTTTCTTTGCTTACTTTCTTTTGTGCAAGCAAAAGAAAGTAAGTCGCCATCGGCGAAACCCGATACTAATTAACGAAGAAACTCAGTCACTTCTTATGGGCTTTCCACCTACCTCACGGAGAACCCATAACAAGAAATTTCTTCAACGGGCGCAAGCCCACAACACAACCCACAATGGAGTATTTTAATGAACAAAATATACAAAATTGTCTGGAACGCCGCCCAACAAGCTTGGGTCGTCGTATCCGAACTCGCGCGCGGGCACGTAAAAGCCTCCGCCACGAGCACCGCATCGAACGAAGCGCTAAGCGATAAAAGCACGCTAGCCCTTGGTAAATTCGGCAGCGGCACCTTAATCGGCAGCGTCGCCGTGACTTTATTAACCCTAAGTTCAACCGCTCAAGCTGTTATTCCGGAAGGTACGGTAAGCAATGGTGCGATTGCCGCGATTGGTGGTACTTCAGTTGCAGACTCGGCAAATTCTGTAGCCATTGGTGTTAATGCGCATGCGGGAAATGGCATGGGTGTTACTAGTTCTTATGCTATCGGCACCAGTGCAAATGCTTCAGGTCAGCAAAGTTTCGCCATAGGTACCACCGCAAATGCCACAGGTTTTGCCTCCATGGCGCTGGGCGACAGTGCTCAAACGTCAGGTGCTTTCAGCTCCGCATTTGGTGTATATTCACGTGCCCTCGCAAACCAATCCTTAGCCCTCGGCGCATTCTCTAAGGCCTCCGCCGAAGGCTCCACCGCCATCGGTAACCGGTCAAGTGCATCCGCTAAAGATGCGCTTGCAATCGGTAATATGTCCAACGTCACCGGCTGCCAATCTACAGCCATTGGTCAGAATAATACGGTTGCCGGAGCCAACTCTACGGTGATTGGTCGGAATGTAAAAACATTAAATAACCAAACTAATCAAATTGCTTTAGCACACGATCTAGATCTCACCTGCGCATCAATCTCATCAAAATCCACTTATATTGGTCACAATATAAAAGGGAGCGCGAGTTCCGGTGCGAATTTGACTTTCAGAGATTTCACGGTCATTGGTAGTGATATGAATTTCGTCGCTAACCATAGCGGGGGTTCAAACTTTTTTGGCTCCAGTGTTATTGGTAGCAATATCAACTACGACAGCTATGGTACATCCACTATGACGATGATGGGAGAGAATCTCACCTTTAAAGGGCTCTCTTTGAGTCATTCAAATGTTATTGGACGTCGCGTTAATATTACTGCCTATAACTCCTCCGGATCCGGTAGCAATAGCGGGTATAATTCTATTAACGAATTAAGTTTATTGGGTAGTTGCGTTACACTGAATTCCGATAGTAACATTCATCGGACACTTGCTACGGGCTCACGGATTGATGTCAGAACAAAGAATAATGGGGTGATTAATACCTCCGGTTTCATCGGTGACGATATTAATATCAATTCTTCAACACATATTGTAAACAGCTACGCAATCGGGGGCAGTATTAACGTTAATTCAAGCAATGGTTCTGTACGTGGTTATATGTTAGGTTATGGTATTAGGATTAACCAAGCTAGTGGTATACAACCAAACAGTTTTGTTGCAGGTCTTGGTATTACCATTAATAACACCTGTGCAACGCGTAGCTTAAACGGATTAATGACTGCTGTAAGTGGTACATTTACTAATGTAAGCGGTAGCCTGTCACCGATTTATGGTGGCAGACTTACCGCAAATGATGCCAATATTAATTTTTCTCCAATATTTGGTGAGAATGTAGCAACATGTTCAACAACTGTTCACTACTCGCCACTCATTGGGGAGGGGCTCTCATTATGCGGAACAACAGCAAATCTTTCTCCGGTAATGGGGCAGTGTATTACCTTGGCTAATGCCCAAATTGATAGAACCCCTATAATAGGTCACTCGATAAGCTTTTCAGGCTCTACTAGTCAAGCACGAGACTCAACAATTTTGGGAAGTGGTTCAGGTTTATCCAATACGCGGGTAAGCGACACAACTATCTTGGGAATTACTCATGCGTTTAATAACGCAAATATCACTACCTCGGTATTTTTAGGTAGTCGCCTTGGTACATCTAATAATGTTACGCGCAGTGTTTTAATCGGAAGTGACTCCACCATAACAGGTGATATCTCTTGTGCCACCTCTATCGGTAGTAACAACAATGTCCAAGCCAACAAAACCCACTCTTTGGGTAATAACATCCTCGCCAACCTTAACAACTCCGTTTACTTGGGTGACCAAACTACCTATACCGCACGCAATAACACCACCACGCTTGGTAACGCCAGTGTTCCGGGTGGTTCAAGTAATAACGTAGTCGGCGTAGTTGCCGTGGGAAGTTACGGCCAAACCCGCCGCATCCAAGGCGTCGCCGAAGGCTTAATCAGCAATCAATCCACCGACGCCGTCAACGGCGCCCAACTCTACGCCGCCATGGCTAATGCCAGTGGCTCGAAATACGTAGGTATTAATTCCACCATTGCCGGCAACCGTGATGGTAGTGGGGCGACGGGGCTGAACGCTATTGCGATTGGCGCGCAGGCTAATGCAACTAGAAACCAATCTATTGCGCTTGGTTTTAATGCTACTGCTAGCGGAGTGAATTCTATAGCCCAAGGCTACGATGCCTCCGCTTCTGACGAAGCCTCAGTCGCAATAGGCTATAAAGCTAACGCTTCAGGATGCGTAAGTTTAGCCATTGGACGTTTTACTCGGGCTGAAGGAGTTAATGCACTAGCCTTGGTAGAAAATGCAAATGCCTCAGGTTTGGGTGCAATAGCAATTGGTAATGGCGCAAATGCTAAGGGTCGCCTTTCCATAGCTCAAGTTGCTGCTTCTAGTGCCTCCGGCAACTATTCCATCGCCCAAGGTTTCTTATCTAACGCCGCCGACGAATCCTCCATCGCCATTGGTAATGTCTCCAATGCCACCCACAAATCCGCTATTGCCATTGGTAACACATCTAGTTCTACCGCCTTTAATGCGATAGCTATCGGTAATATGTCAAGTTCCAGCGCTGAATCAGCGATAGCTATGGGTGATGGAGCGAATGTATCGAGCTGTTCCAGTGTGGCGATAGGAACATCGGCACGTGTTGGTGCTAGTGGTTACACTGCCATAGCAATAGGTCATGAAAGTAATGCTAATAACGGTTACAGTATCGCTCAAGGCGCTTGGACTAATGCTACTGGTGTGAGTGCTATCGCTATCGGTTTCAAAACTAATGCAACAGGCCCATCATCAACAGCGCTTGGTCCACAGTCTAACTCAACAGGGGAGGCCTCTACCGCGCTAGGTGCTGAAGCGTTTGCATCGGGTCGTTCTTCTCTTGCTGCCGGTCGGTTAAGTCGGGCAACGGGTGAGGGAGCAACAGCCATAATGGGCCGTGCAAGTGGTTATTATTCAACTGGTATCGGTGGAGCGTTCGCTTCTGCTAACTACTCCATCGCCCAAGGCTACGCTGCTAACGCCACCGCCGAATCCTCCATCTCCATCGGTAAATACTCCAACGTCACCGGCAACCAATCCATCGCCATCGGCGTAGGCAACCAAGTCCACGGCCACAATTCCGGCGCATTTGGTGACCCAAGCGTCATCAATGCCAACGCGTCCTACAGCGTCGGTAACAATAACACCTTAGCAGCAGGCCAAACCGGCGTATTTGCGCTCGGTAACGACATCAAAAACACCGCGAGCAACTCCGTCTTCCTCGGCTCTAACACCGCCTACACCGCGGCCGACAGCAACACCACGGCAGGTATTACTAACGCCACCGGCGTCATCTCCGTCGGCAACATCAGCGCCAACGAACGCCGCCGCATCCAAGGCGTCGCCGAAGGCCTCGTCTCCGAAAACTCCACCGACGCCGTAACCGGCGCGCAACTCTACAACGTCAGCAAAAACTCCGTGAAATATTTCGGAGTGAATTCGACTGCTACGGGCAACCGCGATGGTAGTGGCGCGACAGGATCAAATGCCATTGCGATTGGCGCAGATGCGGTTTCAAGCAACGCATCATCAATTGCCTTAGGTTTAAGTGCCAATGCTAGCGGTTCAGATTCTATCGCTCAAGGCGTCGGCGCCAGTGCTAGCGGGCATCAATCCATAGCTGTCGGTGATGGCTCAGTTGCTAGCAACTTGCAAACAGTAGCACTCGGCTCACAAGCCAAAGCAAGCGGTATGGATGCAACAGCGCTTGGTGCGGGAGCTAATGCTAGTGCGGGTTGGGGTCTTGCGCTCGGTGTTGTTTCTCGTGCTGCCGGAGGATATTCCACAGCAATCGGTACAGGTGCCAACGCCACCGGCACCTATTCCATCGCCCAAGGCTACCAAGCCAATGCCTTAACTTTAAATGCCACTGCAATAGGTAATCAAGCTAATGCAAGTGGTGCTAGTGCATTAGCGGTAGGTAGTTTTGCCAAGGCTTCAGGTAATACTGCTAATGCGTTTGGTTTTAATTCTTCTGCGAGTGGCTGTGTTTCTTTGGCTGTAGGACATTGGGCTAGTGCGACCGGTGACTATTCATCTGCGATAGGTCGCGCTGCATTTGCGTCAGGGCGGAATTCCCTAGCAGTGGGTGATGCCGCTGGAGCGCTAGGCAACTTCTCTCTAGCAGTTGGCACAGCCGCCAACGCATCCGGTCAATCATCCATCGCCCAAGGCTTCTTCGCCAACGCCTCCGGCCTTGAATCCATCTCCATCGGTAACGCCTCAAACGTCACCGGCAACCAATCCATCGGAATCGGTGTAGGCAACCAAGTTCACGGCCACAACTCCGGTGCATTCGGTGACCCAAGCATCATCAACGCTAACGCGTCCTACAGCGTCGGTAACAACAACACCCTCGCCGCAGGTCAAACCGGCGTATTCGCGCTCGGTAACGACATCAGCACGACGACCAACAACTCCGTGTTCTTAGGCTCCAACAGCGCCTACGTCGCCGCCGGCACCAGCACCAAAGGCCTCAGCGCATACACCTCCGAAACCCTCGGCAGCGGCCCGGGTGCCATCACCCTGAACTTCTCAGGCAGCACACCGGCAGGCGTAGTGAGCGTCGGCGCCGCCGGCCAAGAACGCCGCATCCAAAACGTCGCTGCAGGTCTTCTGAGCAACACTTCGACTGACGCCGTAAACGGCTCACAACTCTACGCCGTCGCTCAAGTGGCCTACAACGCCACCACCGAAGCCAAAGCCGCCAACAGCACCGCCAACGCCGCGAACTCCACAGCGAACGCCGCGAACAGCACCGCATTGGCCGCCAACAGCACCGCGACAGCAGCGAACTCAACTGCGAACTACGCGAACAGCACCGCATTGGCCGCCAACAGCACCGCGACTGCCGCGAACTCAACTGCTAACGCAGCTAACACAACCGCAAATACTGCAAACTCCACTGCGAACTACGCAAATAGCACCGCATTGGCAGCCAACAGTACAGCTAATGCTGCAAACAGCACCGCATTGGCGGCTAACAGCACGGCTAACGCAGCTAACACAACTGCGAACACTGCAAACTCCACTGCGAACTACGCCAACAGCACCGCATTGGTAGCAAATAGCACAGCGAACTACGCAAACAGCACCGCATTGGTAGCGAACAGCACGGCTAACGCAGCTAACACAACCGCTAACAACGCGAATAGCACAGCAACTGCGGCTAACTCAACTGCTAACGCAGCTAACACAACAGCAAATACTGCAAACAGCACTGCGAACGTAGCTAACTCTACAGCGAACTACGCAAACAGCACCGCATTGGTAGCCAACAGCACAGCGAATGCTGCAAACAGTACCGCATTAGCAGCAAACAGCACGGCTAACGCAGCTAACACAACCGCTAACAACGCGAATAGCACAGCAACTGCAGCTAACTCAACTGCTAACGCAGCTAACACAACTGCGAACACTGCAAACTCCACTGCGAACTATGCAAACAGCACCGCATTGGTAGCTAACAGCACTGCGAACTATGCGAATAGCACCGCATTAGCAGCGAACAGCACAGCTAACGCAGCTAATACAACGGCGAACACTGCAAACTCCACTGCAAACTATGCAAACAGCACCGCATTGGTAGCCAATAGCACTGCGAACTACGCAAACAGCACCGCATTGGCAGCCAACAGTACCGCAAATGCTGCAAACACAACGGCTAACAACGCGAACAGTACAGCGACTGCTGCTAATACAACTGCGAATGCAGCTAACAGCACAGCTAACGTAGCGAACTCTACAGCGAACTACGCAAATAGCACCGCATTGGTAGCTAACAGCACAGCGAACTACGCAAACAGCACCGCGACCTTAGCCAACACAACGGCTAACACCGCGAACTCCACCGCGAACGCCGCGCTTGCAAATGCGTCTAGCGCCAACGCTAACGCAACTGCCGCGTTAAACAACGCCACCGCTGCGAACGCCACAGCCACCGCTGTGAACGCCACCGCGCACGCCGCATTGAATAACGCCACAGCCGCAAACACCAACGCCACCGCTGCGTTAAACAACGCGACTGCCGCGAACGCGACAGCTACTGCCGCCAACAGCACCGCGAACGCTGCAAATAGCA
Above is a genomic segment from Aggregatibacter sp. HMT-949 containing:
- a CDS encoding type II toxin-antitoxin system HigA family antitoxin — protein: MNIKPIKNEQDYQQALALVEPYFAREDELNEQELDFFDVMVTLIEAYEAKHYPIDPPTPIEAIKFRMEQEGLEIKDLDSIIGKPNRVYEIFNKTRPLTLNMIRNIHQKMGISADILIQP
- a CDS encoding type II toxin-antitoxin system RelE/ParE family toxin produces the protein MAKVVISHDAQRDLREIIANIIEYTGYEASGIKLSEDIFSKIDVIAYMPLAAGRVIHGNKREAFCRGYRIVYDVAGDEVRIQTIIHSRRLYPRP